A genomic stretch from Pseudomonas sp. MUP55 includes:
- a CDS encoding alcohol dehydrogenase catalytic domain-containing protein, translating into MTIRTTYRAVVATAPGQLELVERQVPAPQPGQVRIRVEACGVCHSDSATVENLTGAISYPRVPGHEVVGRIEAIGSGVDGWMIGQRVGVGFLGGEDGSCPSCRQGDGVNCHNPVIIGMNVDGGYAEIMLAEARGLVQIPEELDAAEAAPLLCAGLTTFNALRNSSARAGDVVAIHGLGGLGHLGVQFARKMGFYTVAIARGADKAEQALALGAHRYIDATEEHVADVLRSLGGAKVVLGTAPTGQGMAQTVPGLTPRGQLIVVAVPGDPITLNATDLIFGARSVVGALTGSVHDNEQTLAFANLQNIRPLIETFTLDQAQQAYDRMMRADVRLRAVLVMSPQPAQRA; encoded by the coding sequence ATGACAATTCGTACAACTTACCGCGCCGTAGTGGCGACCGCCCCGGGGCAACTGGAACTGGTCGAGCGTCAGGTTCCCGCGCCGCAGCCTGGGCAGGTGCGCATCCGGGTCGAGGCTTGTGGTGTCTGCCATTCCGACAGTGCAACGGTAGAAAATCTGACGGGAGCCATCAGTTATCCCCGCGTGCCCGGTCATGAAGTCGTCGGGCGAATCGAGGCGATAGGTTCCGGTGTGGATGGCTGGATGATCGGACAGCGTGTCGGGGTCGGCTTTCTTGGCGGCGAAGACGGCAGTTGTCCGTCCTGCCGCCAGGGCGATGGGGTGAACTGCCACAATCCGGTGATCATCGGCATGAACGTTGACGGCGGTTATGCCGAAATCATGCTGGCCGAGGCGCGCGGTCTGGTGCAAATACCTGAAGAGCTGGATGCTGCCGAGGCCGCACCGTTACTCTGCGCAGGGCTCACCACCTTCAATGCGCTGCGCAATTCAAGTGCTCGAGCCGGCGACGTGGTGGCCATTCATGGGCTCGGCGGTCTGGGGCATCTGGGCGTGCAATTCGCTCGTAAAATGGGGTTCTACACCGTTGCCATCGCACGCGGCGCCGACAAGGCCGAGCAGGCGCTTGCCTTGGGGGCTCATCGGTACATCGACGCTACCGAAGAACATGTTGCTGACGTGCTGCGCTCCCTGGGAGGCGCCAAAGTGGTACTGGGCACCGCCCCCACCGGGCAAGGGATGGCGCAGACCGTTCCCGGCCTGACGCCTCGCGGCCAATTGATTGTGGTTGCGGTGCCCGGTGATCCGATCACCCTGAATGCAACCGACCTGATCTTCGGCGCTCGCTCTGTGGTGGGCGCCCTGACCGGCAGTGTGCATGACAACGAACAAACACTGGCATTCGCCAACCTGCAGAACATCCGCCCATTGATCGAAACCTTCACCCTGGATCAGGCCCAGCAGGCCTACGACCGGATGATGCGAGCCGATGTGCGTTTGCGTGCGGTTTTAGTCATGTCCCCGCAACCAGCCCAACGTGCCTGA
- a CDS encoding alpha/beta hydrolase yields MNKQFLSSEAATQFIDINGRRLAYRTFGSGTPLVLCVRFRGTMESWDPLFLNNLVEQGFQVTIFDYSGLGQSTGERTYSPASLAKDAIELITALKLGKVIIGGWSLGGIAAQIVLAQAPQLISRVVLLATTPPGHLVKPGEALFYEMARRENDFEDFAKLFFEPESASSRASAERSWQRLNIARDDASPEVPYAWAGEQLGDGPKNPMFPVDAVLQVLKSTRIPVLHLGGDHDIVFPVENWYSLSDQLPTLHLVTFPSAGHGPHLQHPSAAARHIAAFVSTSVEEDQ; encoded by the coding sequence ATGAATAAACAATTCCTTAGTTCCGAGGCCGCCACGCAGTTCATAGACATCAACGGCAGGCGCCTCGCCTATCGCACGTTTGGCAGCGGCACGCCTCTGGTTCTGTGCGTAAGATTCCGGGGCACCATGGAGTCCTGGGACCCGCTCTTCCTGAATAACCTGGTCGAGCAGGGGTTTCAGGTCACGATTTTTGATTACAGTGGCTTGGGGCAGTCAACCGGTGAACGGACTTACAGTCCTGCTTCGCTGGCCAAGGACGCCATTGAACTTATTACCGCTCTGAAGCTGGGAAAAGTCATTATCGGGGGTTGGTCACTTGGGGGCATTGCTGCGCAGATTGTGCTGGCACAAGCGCCGCAATTGATCAGCCGTGTCGTGCTGCTGGCAACTACGCCACCTGGCCATCTGGTCAAACCCGGTGAGGCGCTGTTTTATGAAATGGCCCGACGCGAGAACGACTTTGAAGATTTCGCCAAGCTGTTCTTCGAGCCCGAATCCGCGTCTTCACGAGCCAGTGCCGAACGCTCATGGCAGCGCTTGAACATTGCCAGGGACGATGCCAGCCCCGAGGTGCCTTATGCGTGGGCTGGAGAACAACTCGGCGATGGCCCGAAGAATCCGATGTTCCCGGTAGACGCGGTGCTGCAAGTGTTGAAGTCCACCCGCATTCCAGTGCTGCACTTGGGCGGGGACCACGACATCGTCTTTCCGGTTGAAAACTGGTACAGCCTCAGCGACCAGCTTCCAACGTTGCATCTGGTCACCTTCCCAAGCGCCGGTCATGGCCCGCACCTGCAGCACCCGAGTGCAGCCGCGCGGCACATCGCAGCGTTCGTCAGCACCAGCGTCGAGGAAGACCAATGA